One genomic region from Reichenbachiella ulvae encodes:
- a CDS encoding BtrH N-terminal domain-containing protein — MINDFNHIQAAHCENGVTTSLLKHHGIDIINEPLAFGIGSGLFYIHIPFMVVNGGPALSFRTMPGAIFQRTAKALDIKVKRKKFRSEEAANDYLKQMLDQGIPVGCQVGVFHLPYFPKEYRFHFNAHNLIVYGYENGEYLVSDPVMEGTNRLTEEELTKVRFAQGALAPKGHIYYPENIKEVDPETLKKAVRTGIKRNVRDMLKIPGSIAGVSGIKYTAGKVRKWREKLGVRRAGLYLGQIVRMQEEIGTGGGGFRFIYGAFLEQAADILGKDELLKVSEDITAAGDMWRNTAVQMAGVYKGRITEQKDFDETADMMIAIYEKEKETFKKLSKIKLN; from the coding sequence GTGATCAACGACTTTAATCATATTCAGGCCGCGCATTGTGAAAATGGCGTGACTACCAGTTTGCTCAAGCACCATGGCATTGATATCATCAATGAGCCATTGGCATTTGGTATCGGATCGGGTCTGTTTTATATCCACATTCCTTTTATGGTGGTGAATGGTGGGCCTGCTTTGTCTTTTCGCACTATGCCTGGGGCTATTTTTCAGCGTACTGCTAAGGCCTTGGATATTAAGGTCAAAAGGAAAAAATTCAGATCTGAAGAGGCGGCCAATGATTACCTCAAGCAAATGCTCGATCAGGGTATACCTGTCGGGTGCCAGGTTGGAGTTTTTCATTTGCCCTACTTCCCAAAAGAATATCGGTTCCATTTCAATGCACACAATTTGATTGTGTATGGATATGAAAATGGAGAGTATCTGGTGAGCGACCCAGTGATGGAAGGAACCAATCGCTTGACTGAAGAAGAACTGACCAAAGTGCGTTTTGCTCAGGGAGCTTTAGCACCTAAAGGGCATATTTATTATCCTGAGAATATCAAAGAAGTAGATCCTGAGACCTTGAAGAAAGCGGTGAGAACTGGGATCAAAAGGAACGTGAGAGATATGCTGAAAATTCCTGGCAGTATTGCAGGAGTGTCAGGGATCAAATACACAGCAGGAAAGGTTCGCAAATGGAGAGAGAAGTTAGGCGTTCGTCGTGCGGGGTTATATCTAGGTCAGATTGTTAGGATGCAGGAAGAAATAGGTACCGGAGGAGGTGGATTTCGTTTTATCTATGGCGCATTTCTAGAGCAGGCTGCAGATATTTTGGGAAAAGATGAGTTACTGAAAGTCTCGGAAGACATCACTGCGGCCGGAGATATGTGGCGAAATACTGCGGTTCAGATGGCTGGAGTGTACAAGGGGAGAATCACAGAGCAGAAGGATTTTGATGAAACTGCAGATATGATGATTGCGATCTACGAAAAGGAAAAAGAAACTTTCAAGAAACTGAGCAAAATCAAGCTGAATTGA
- a CDS encoding ABC transporter ATP-binding protein, whose amino-acid sequence MSVISRIEISNLYKRYKNAHQDSLSDINITIEAGTKFGLLGPNGAGKTTMISILCGFLEASSGGVKYLSNEGEEIVGKGLKSIIGFVPQEYAMYGELTPMQNLEYFGALYNMKPDVIHERSVELLDILGLNEVADKKVANFSGGMKRRVNLAIGIIHNPSIIFLDEPTVGVDVQSKHAIIRFLNELNQKNATIIYTSHHMNEAQEFCDELVLIDHGKVVAQGATANLLATHGEEDLHTLFIHLTGEEYRN is encoded by the coding sequence ATGTCAGTTATTTCGAGAATAGAAATATCGAATCTTTATAAACGCTACAAAAACGCCCATCAGGACAGTCTTAGCGATATCAATATTACGATCGAGGCAGGTACCAAATTTGGTTTGTTGGGGCCAAATGGGGCGGGCAAGACGACTATGATTTCCATTCTTTGTGGTTTTCTGGAAGCCAGTAGCGGAGGAGTAAAATATTTGTCCAATGAAGGAGAGGAAATAGTCGGAAAGGGACTCAAATCCATCATTGGTTTTGTGCCTCAGGAGTATGCCATGTATGGTGAATTGACACCTATGCAAAATCTGGAGTATTTCGGTGCCTTGTACAATATGAAACCTGATGTAATCCATGAGCGAAGTGTAGAGCTTCTGGATATTCTAGGGTTGAATGAAGTAGCCGATAAAAAGGTAGCCAACTTTTCGGGCGGAATGAAACGAAGAGTCAATCTGGCGATTGGAATCATTCACAACCCTTCGATCATCTTTTTGGATGAGCCTACGGTCGGCGTAGATGTACAAAGTAAGCACGCCATCATTCGCTTTCTGAACGAATTGAATCAAAAGAATGCCACGATCATATATACTTCGCATCATATGAATGAGGCGCAGGAGTTTTGTGACGAATTGGTATTGATCGACCATGGCAAGGTCGTAGCTCAGGGAGCGACCGCCAATTTATTAGCCACCCATGGCGAGGAAGATTTACACACCTTATTTATTCATTTAACAGGAGAGGAGTACCGCAACTGA
- a CDS encoding ABC transporter permease — MFRFRSSIKKELILLLSDKLGLTVMFVMPMLLVFIITIIQDSAYKIVNENKLSMIVSNQDEGEQGEALVQLLSVSGFFVIEENSDLDSASLEKALMNDDILTALYIPGDFSVSLKAKAGQVSNTMMSELGLMEKDSSETAVAPTLHFYKDPVLQENFSESISRMLSSYLDVLENKLMIASVYELMGKELNEEALASQMLNNKVKIEKHTASHSEKTILPNSTQHNVPAWTLFAMFFMVVSLGANVVKERINGSFMRLKTMPTSFAMVLFGKLLVYVTVAILQIALIFGVSMLVFPGLGLPVLVLPEAMGAFLTVVVLSSLAAVSFSLMVGTISNTMEQCIGIGAVSVIIFGAIGGIWVPTFVMPDYMQALTVVSPLHWCLEGFYILFLKGGSWKELFPIISYISVFVLVCQGITLSRLRTEKLL, encoded by the coding sequence ATGTTTCGATTCAGAAGTTCGATAAAGAAAGAATTGATTCTGCTGCTCAGCGATAAGCTCGGGCTTACAGTCATGTTTGTGATGCCCATGTTGCTGGTATTTATCATTACGATCATTCAGGATAGCGCCTACAAGATCGTCAATGAGAATAAGTTGAGCATGATCGTGTCCAATCAGGATGAGGGCGAGCAGGGAGAGGCCCTGGTTCAATTGCTTTCTGTATCTGGTTTTTTCGTAATTGAAGAAAATAGTGATCTTGACTCTGCAAGTCTGGAAAAGGCACTGATGAATGACGATATCCTTACCGCTCTTTATATCCCAGGCGATTTTAGTGTAAGCCTCAAAGCCAAGGCTGGTCAGGTGAGTAATACGATGATGTCTGAGTTGGGGCTGATGGAAAAGGACTCCTCAGAAACAGCAGTTGCTCCTACCTTACATTTTTATAAGGACCCTGTTTTACAGGAAAATTTTTCGGAATCCATCTCCAGAATGCTCTCTTCTTATTTGGACGTATTAGAGAATAAACTCATGATAGCATCTGTCTATGAATTGATGGGAAAGGAGCTCAATGAAGAGGCGCTCGCGAGTCAAATGTTGAACAACAAAGTAAAGATAGAAAAGCATACAGCCTCTCATTCAGAAAAAACCATTCTTCCCAATTCCACTCAGCACAATGTCCCTGCATGGACGCTCTTTGCCATGTTTTTTATGGTGGTGTCGCTGGGGGCTAATGTGGTGAAGGAACGAATCAATGGTAGCTTCATGAGACTGAAAACTATGCCTACCAGTTTTGCCATGGTGCTTTTTGGAAAGCTGTTGGTATATGTCACTGTGGCTATTTTGCAGATTGCTTTGATTTTTGGTGTCAGCATGCTGGTTTTTCCCGGACTGGGTTTGCCAGTTTTGGTTTTGCCAGAGGCCATGGGCGCGTTTTTGACTGTAGTGGTGCTGAGCAGTCTGGCTGCTGTCAGCTTTTCCCTAATGGTCGGGACAATCTCTAATACCATGGAGCAATGCATCGGTATTGGTGCAGTGTCGGTCATAATATTCGGAGCGATAGGAGGGATATGGGTACCGACATTCGTGATGCCAGATTATATGCAGGCCCTGACTGTGGTGTCACCACTTCACTGGTGTCTGGAAGGATTCTATATTTTATTTTTAAAAGGAGGAAGTTGGAAAGAACTATTTCCTATAATTTCGTACATATCTGTGTTTGTGTTGGTATGTCAGGGCATCACCCTGAGCCGATTGCGAACAGAGAAATTACTCTAA
- a CDS encoding phosphopantetheine-binding protein produces MDKEALKVELKEKIIKYLNLMDMKPEDIKDDEPLFGPELGLDSIDSIELVVLLEREYGIKINNPTEGRKILVDVNVMADYILENSPKI; encoded by the coding sequence ATGGACAAAGAAGCACTGAAAGTAGAGCTAAAGGAGAAGATCATCAAATACTTAAATTTGATGGATATGAAACCGGAAGATATCAAGGATGACGAGCCGCTCTTTGGCCCAGAACTGGGACTGGATTCGATTGATTCTATCGAATTGGTAGTGTTGCTGGAGCGTGAATACGGAATCAAGATTAATAACCCTACCGAGGGAAGAAAGATACTCGTAGATGTCAATGTGATGGCAGATTACATTTTGGAGAATTCCCCTAAAATATGA
- a CDS encoding beta-ketoacyl-[acyl-carrier-protein] synthase family protein: MTKVYVTGIGVISAIGNNVAENHESLVNGRTGLARDSQYFNSKYTKSHPFGEIKASNDEIAKAISVKDLTGLTRTDLIAFKAFEEAIQDAGLTSEFLSHSETGLISGSTVGGMVLTDQVFEDSNMRAKSTEFLESYDYCSHTLRLTEYFKIKGITNTINTACSSSANAIMMGARLIKSGRAKRMIVGGADSLAKFTVNGFNSLQILSDELCQPFDQNRKGLNLGEGAAYLVLESEEVADTEKIYAEVAGYGNSNDAYHASSLSEDAVGVLAAMEGALAEAGVLASEVDYVNAHGTATGNNDLTEVTGFDKLFKSIPPFNSTKSYTGHTLAAAGGIEAVFSLLSMKYGELYPSLNCSKAIEPINELPIIQFHSNQKVETVLSNSFGFGGNCTSLLFKKA, translated from the coding sequence ATGACCAAAGTCTATGTGACCGGTATTGGAGTGATTTCGGCGATTGGCAACAACGTAGCGGAAAATCATGAAAGTCTGGTGAACGGAAGAACAGGGCTAGCCAGAGATTCCCAATATTTCAATTCTAAATACACCAAGAGTCACCCTTTTGGCGAAATCAAAGCTTCTAATGATGAGATCGCCAAGGCAATATCTGTTAAAGACCTGACGGGCTTGACGCGTACAGACCTTATTGCATTCAAGGCATTTGAAGAAGCGATTCAGGATGCCGGGTTGACTTCAGAATTTCTCTCTCATTCAGAGACCGGGTTGATTTCTGGTAGTACGGTGGGAGGGATGGTTCTCACAGATCAGGTGTTCGAGGATAGCAATATGAGAGCCAAGTCCACAGAGTTTTTAGAATCCTATGACTATTGCTCACACACGCTAAGGCTAACAGAATATTTCAAAATCAAGGGAATAACCAATACGATCAATACAGCTTGTTCTTCATCAGCCAATGCCATCATGATGGGGGCTCGTCTGATCAAGTCCGGTAGAGCCAAAAGGATGATCGTCGGTGGGGCTGATAGCCTGGCCAAATTCACGGTCAATGGATTCAATTCCCTTCAGATTCTTTCGGATGAGCTTTGTCAGCCTTTTGATCAAAATCGAAAGGGACTGAATCTGGGAGAAGGGGCAGCCTATCTGGTTTTAGAATCAGAAGAAGTAGCAGATACTGAAAAAATATATGCGGAGGTGGCTGGCTATGGGAATAGCAACGATGCCTATCACGCTTCCTCCTTGTCCGAAGATGCAGTCGGCGTATTGGCCGCTATGGAAGGGGCTTTGGCGGAAGCAGGAGTATTAGCTTCAGAAGTCGATTATGTCAATGCACACGGCACAGCGACGGGTAACAATGACTTGACAGAGGTAACTGGATTTGATAAATTATTCAAATCCATTCCACCATTTAATTCAACCAAAAGCTATACTGGACATACGCTAGCAGCAGCAGGAGGTATTGAGGCTGTATTTAGTTTACTATCCATGAAATATGGAGAGCTATACCCAAGCCTCAATTGCTCGAAAGCCATAGAGCCGATCAACGAATTACCAATTATTCAGTTTCATTCCAATCAGAAGGTAGAGACAGTATTGTCCAACTCTTTCGGGTTTGGAGGGAATTGTACTTCATTACTTTTCAAAAAAGCCTGA
- a CDS encoding beta-ketoacyl synthase chain length factor: protein MYIKSAKAISPQHSIDLKLFENEILAHEGTKYYASEPSYADMIPRALLRRMNKAVRMGVGSGLMTLKDQPEMDGIILGTANGGIDDSFKFLHQILEYEEGTLTPTNFVQSTPNAVAGSLALMTKNTGYNNTHVNYGLAFESALLDAMMLFEEGKARHLLVGAFEEISDHNYNMDAQAGYFKSESIKSEDLLGSGTGGTVKGEGSSMFIMSQEAADAKAQVLDVVQLQYVDQKELIESIDQLLSKHQLSTKDVSLMIGANGDIRTDHWYHDLISERFSNQSVYTFKHLVGEYHTTAGFALWLASELLNRDTVPAVLLYQGAHVGTEHLLIYNHFKGKQHSLILVKRPS from the coding sequence ATGTATATCAAATCAGCCAAGGCGATATCACCTCAACACTCGATTGATCTCAAGTTGTTTGAGAATGAAATCTTAGCGCATGAAGGGACTAAATACTATGCTAGCGAGCCAAGTTATGCTGATATGATTCCACGAGCACTGCTTAGGAGGATGAACAAAGCGGTACGCATGGGGGTAGGATCTGGTCTGATGACTCTCAAGGATCAACCCGAAATGGATGGCATTATTTTAGGTACGGCCAATGGTGGGATTGATGATAGTTTCAAGTTCCTTCATCAGATATTGGAGTACGAGGAGGGGACACTGACACCTACCAATTTTGTGCAAAGCACACCAAATGCAGTGGCGGGTAGCCTGGCTCTTATGACCAAAAATACAGGCTATAACAATACTCATGTCAATTATGGTTTGGCCTTTGAGTCTGCACTTTTGGATGCGATGATGCTTTTTGAGGAAGGAAAAGCTCGTCACTTATTAGTCGGTGCATTTGAGGAGATCTCAGACCATAATTACAATATGGATGCTCAAGCAGGCTATTTCAAATCAGAATCTATCAAGTCCGAAGACTTATTGGGTTCCGGAACAGGGGGGACTGTAAAAGGTGAAGGGAGTTCCATGTTCATCATGAGCCAAGAGGCAGCTGATGCCAAAGCCCAGGTCCTGGATGTGGTTCAGCTTCAGTATGTCGATCAAAAGGAATTAATTGAATCCATTGATCAGCTGTTGTCAAAGCATCAATTGTCTACAAAAGATGTAAGCCTCATGATTGGGGCAAACGGAGACATACGAACAGACCATTGGTACCATGATCTGATCTCTGAAAGATTCTCCAATCAGAGTGTGTATACTTTTAAGCACCTAGTGGGTGAATATCATACCACTGCTGGTTTTGCTTTGTGGCTTGCCAGCGAGTTGTTGAATAGAGATACTGTACCTGCCGTACTTCTTTATCAAGGAGCACATGTCGGCACAGAACATCTATTGATATACAATCATTTTAAGGGCAAGCAACATAGTTTGATTTTGGTCAAACGTCCCAGCTAG
- a CDS encoding response regulator, whose protein sequence is MRILIVDDSVYSIGLISLVVKKMGHQVVGEAKNGKEAIKLIKEQKPDIITLDNILHDMKGLEVLAGAGPNFDSSKVIVISGTTQADTLNNYKNLGVTEFLKKPFELHELEALINKASDSVYA, encoded by the coding sequence ATGAGAATATTAATAGTAGACGATTCCGTTTACAGCATAGGCCTGATCAGCCTGGTTGTAAAAAAGATGGGGCACCAGGTAGTAGGTGAGGCAAAAAACGGAAAGGAAGCCATCAAATTGATCAAAGAGCAAAAGCCTGATATCATTACACTGGACAACATCCTGCACGACATGAAAGGCTTGGAAGTGCTGGCAGGAGCAGGACCGAACTTTGACAGCTCGAAGGTCATTGTAATTAGTGGCACCACGCAGGCAGACACCCTCAATAATTACAAAAACCTGGGGGTAACCGAATTTCTAAAAAAACCCTTCGAATTGCATGAATTAGAGGCACTAATCAATAAAGCTTCGGACTCAGTATATGCCTAG
- a CDS encoding response regulator, with the protein MRVLIVDDSVYSIALIGLIVKRKGHEVVGETKNGEEAAAMIKELKPDIVTLDNMLNDIDGTDVLAKLEGDFNPNQFIVISGSYEESVLAEYKKFGITRFLKKPFEPQELEEALEKAAGSLLTK; encoded by the coding sequence ATGAGAGTATTAATAGTAGACGACTCGGTATATAGTATAGCGCTAATCGGGTTAATTGTGAAGAGAAAAGGTCATGAGGTTGTGGGCGAAACTAAAAATGGTGAAGAGGCAGCCGCCATGATCAAAGAGTTAAAGCCAGACATCGTCACCCTGGACAATATGTTGAATGACATAGATGGAACAGATGTATTGGCCAAATTGGAGGGAGACTTTAATCCCAACCAGTTTATTGTCATCAGCGGTTCGTACGAAGAAAGTGTCCTAGCAGAATATAAAAAATTCGGCATTACACGTTTCCTCAAAAAACCCTTTGAACCACAAGAGCTCGAAGAAGCTCTGGAAAAAGCAGCAGGGTCGTTATTGACAAAATAA
- a CDS encoding response regulator has translation MRILIVDDSVYSIGLISLVIQKMGHQIVGEAKNGEEAVEMIQNLNPDIITLDNTLLDMKGIDVLKNLGSQFDKSNVILISGTDNPVTLGAYRLMGVTEFLTKPFQPTQLAEAIENISTSVAS, from the coding sequence ATGAGAATTTTAATAGTAGACGATTCGGTTTACAGTATCGGGTTGATCAGTTTGGTAATCCAAAAAATGGGACATCAAATCGTGGGTGAAGCAAAAAATGGAGAAGAAGCCGTAGAGATGATCCAAAATTTGAATCCTGATATTATCACTCTGGACAACACGCTCTTAGACATGAAAGGTATTGATGTTTTAAAGAACCTGGGTTCACAATTTGACAAATCCAATGTCATCCTAATCAGTGGTACGGATAACCCGGTCACGCTTGGAGCATATAGATTGATGGGGGTTACTGAGTTCCTGACAAAGCCATTTCAACCTACCCAATTGGCAGAAGCAATTGAGAATATTTCGACTAGTGTGGCATCCTAA
- the mdh gene encoding malate dehydrogenase, which yields MKVTVVGAGNVGASVAEYCAMKELADEVVLLDIKEGFAEGKAMDLNQCATLNGFNTKVVGTTGDYSKTAGSKVVVITSGIPRKPGMTREELIGTNVGIVKTVTENLIKHSPDAILVVISNPMDTMTYLSAKSSGLPKNRVIGMGGTLDSSRFRYRLAEALDCNPNDVQGVVIGGHGDTTMIPLTRLATYNSTPVSNYLSEEKLEEVAKATMVGGATLTGLLGTSAWYAPGAAGAAVVEAIVRDQKKLMSASVYLEGEYGQEDICVGVPVIIGKDGWEEVIDFKLNDEEKAKFEASAAAVRKMNDALEL from the coding sequence ATGAAAGTAACCGTAGTAGGAGCTGGTAATGTAGGAGCCAGCGTAGCTGAATACTGTGCCATGAAAGAATTGGCAGATGAAGTAGTTCTTCTAGATATCAAAGAAGGTTTTGCAGAAGGTAAAGCCATGGACCTTAACCAATGCGCCACGCTGAATGGTTTCAACACCAAGGTAGTAGGTACAACTGGTGACTACAGCAAAACTGCGGGTTCTAAAGTAGTAGTAATCACATCTGGTATCCCAAGAAAACCAGGAATGACTAGAGAAGAGCTAATCGGTACCAACGTAGGTATCGTTAAGACTGTAACCGAAAACCTGATCAAGCATTCTCCAGATGCTATTTTGGTTGTGATCTCCAACCCAATGGACACCATGACTTACTTGTCTGCTAAGTCTAGTGGACTACCTAAAAATAGAGTAATCGGAATGGGTGGAACTTTGGATAGCTCAAGATTTAGATACAGACTGGCTGAGGCCCTTGACTGTAACCCTAACGATGTACAAGGTGTTGTAATCGGCGGACATGGTGACACTACTATGATTCCTTTGACTCGCCTGGCTACTTACAACTCTACTCCGGTATCTAACTACCTGTCTGAAGAGAAATTAGAAGAAGTAGCTAAAGCTACTATGGTTGGTGGTGCTACATTGACTGGTCTATTAGGAACCTCTGCATGGTATGCACCAGGTGCTGCAGGTGCTGCAGTGGTAGAAGCGATCGTAAGAGATCAAAAGAAATTGATGTCTGCCTCTGTATACCTGGAAGGTGAATACGGACAGGAAGACATCTGTGTAGGTGTACCCGTAATCATCGGAAAAGATGGATGGGAAGAAGTAATTGACTTCAAATTGAATGATGAAGAAAAAGCGAAATTCGAAGCAAGTGCTGCTGCTGTTCGTAAAATGAATGATGCATTAGAGCTTTAA
- a CDS encoding Crp/Fnr family transcriptional regulator translates to MYNPFKKRYSKNELEIFSFLSNIKQFEKLNHDELALFLPYMYLRKYKQNEVVFFSGDPSHALYIVKSGVISMNIDIKGNTEELAKVYAGNSFGDNAFIEGSKRIYNTLVISEQADLYVIPQINIFEILDNHPEIKGKIMASIAELYNQYTDNVFKEYKSNFGFFQLGSVYQNNP, encoded by the coding sequence ATGTATAACCCCTTCAAAAAAAGGTACAGTAAGAATGAATTGGAAATCTTTTCATTTCTCTCCAACATCAAGCAATTCGAAAAGCTGAATCACGACGAACTGGCTCTATTTCTCCCCTACATGTATCTGCGAAAATACAAGCAGAATGAAGTGGTGTTTTTCAGCGGAGACCCTAGCCATGCACTCTATATTGTAAAATCCGGTGTAATCTCCATGAACATCGACATCAAAGGGAATACCGAAGAATTAGCCAAAGTGTACGCAGGCAATTCTTTTGGCGACAATGCTTTTATTGAGGGTAGCAAGCGCATTTACAATACCCTCGTTATTTCTGAACAGGCGGATCTGTATGTGATCCCCCAAATCAATATTTTTGAGATCCTGGACAACCACCCTGAAATCAAAGGAAAAATCATGGCCTCCATCGCTGAATTGTACAATCAGTACACTGATAATGTGTTCAAAGAGTACAAATCTAATTTCGGCTTTTTCCAGCTAGGAAGCGTGTATCAGAATAATCCATGA
- the tilS gene encoding tRNA lysidine(34) synthetase TilS produces MTNLSTQFQQFIQKHQLFSNTDSLLVAVSGGVDSIVICHLLQEMSQKFAIAHCNFQLRGEESDKDEELVKSLADQYQVPFHTIRFETGSVAEQKKISTQMAARELRYDWFEQLMNTHAYGYLVTAHHSNDLLETALFNFTKGTGIAGLRGIKRKKDKVIRPLSFASKKEILHYAKAHKLIWREDASNESNKYHRNRIRNLVIPELKKINPGLEKTYAQNQERFESLELLLKSRTQSILKKFSSVKNDVHKLDMSWMDVKNGGLVILEDILRPYGFNLDQCKAIITALSSYSGKRFTSEQSELIVDRDQLVITPIDQEKIESWIQADDQKIEIGDQQFSLTYIDLAAEFSTDPNLAYLDADLLKFPLKIRNWEEGDRFYPLGMKQQKKISDFMIDAKIPLNLKNKVLLFESNNDIIWVAGHRIDDRYKITDSTKRTLIIKMERNV; encoded by the coding sequence GTGACAAATCTCAGCACACAATTTCAACAATTCATCCAAAAGCATCAGCTTTTTTCGAATACCGATTCTCTACTAGTGGCTGTCAGCGGAGGCGTAGACTCCATTGTCATTTGCCATCTGCTGCAAGAAATGAGCCAGAAATTCGCAATCGCACACTGCAATTTCCAGTTGAGAGGAGAAGAATCCGACAAAGATGAAGAACTGGTCAAATCCCTGGCAGATCAATACCAGGTTCCTTTTCATACGATCCGGTTCGAGACGGGGAGTGTAGCCGAACAAAAAAAAATCTCTACTCAAATGGCTGCAAGAGAATTGAGATATGACTGGTTCGAACAGCTGATGAATACGCATGCCTATGGCTATCTGGTGACCGCACATCACAGCAACGATCTCCTGGAAACGGCCCTATTCAATTTTACCAAAGGAACCGGAATCGCCGGACTCAGAGGAATAAAAAGGAAAAAAGACAAGGTGATTCGGCCACTCAGCTTTGCTAGCAAAAAAGAAATCCTCCATTATGCCAAGGCGCACAAGCTGATTTGGCGAGAAGACGCCTCCAATGAGAGCAACAAATACCACCGCAACAGGATTAGAAATTTAGTCATTCCTGAATTGAAAAAAATCAATCCAGGTTTGGAAAAAACCTACGCACAAAATCAAGAAAGATTCGAATCGCTAGAGCTCCTACTCAAGAGTCGTACTCAATCCATTTTGAAGAAATTCTCCTCGGTAAAAAACGATGTGCACAAGCTGGACATGAGCTGGATGGATGTTAAAAATGGTGGCTTGGTTATCTTAGAAGATATCCTCAGACCTTACGGTTTCAATCTGGATCAGTGTAAAGCCATCATCACAGCGCTCAGTAGTTATTCTGGCAAACGATTTACCTCTGAACAGTCAGAATTGATCGTCGACCGTGATCAACTGGTAATCACACCGATTGATCAGGAAAAAATCGAAAGTTGGATCCAGGCGGATGACCAAAAAATAGAAATTGGAGACCAACAGTTCAGCCTGACATACATTGATTTGGCTGCAGAATTCTCTACCGACCCTAATTTGGCTTACTTGGATGCTGACCTGCTCAAATTCCCCCTTAAAATAAGGAATTGGGAAGAAGGAGATCGATTTTACCCACTAGGGATGAAGCAACAAAAAAAGATTAGTGATTTTATGATTGATGCCAAAATTCCACTAAACTTGAAAAACAAAGTGCTATTATTCGAATCAAATAATGATATCATTTGGGTAGCAGGACATCGGATCGATGACCGCTACAAAATCACTGACTCCACAAAACGAACGCTCATCATAAAAATGGAAAGAAATGTATAA